In Pleuronectes platessa chromosome 8, fPlePla1.1, whole genome shotgun sequence, the genomic stretch ATCTTAGAAAAGTATGACACCTTCATGTTTGAGACCCAGCAGATGTTTTGAACTAGAAAGGAGGTGGAGATCCTAcctcctgattggctgaaagGGCAGTAGCAGAGACGAGGGTGGGCAAAATAAGGTTTGAAGCTCAGTCCTCAGTTGGATTCCGGAAACCAGCTCTGTTACATCTTGTGAAAGAATAAACTCCACTGCACTGAACTTTGACCATCTCCAGAGAATTCTTTTGAACAACTAGTGAGACTCCAGTAATAGCTTAGTAGGCTACATGTGTTGGAAAAGAAGTCTAGACTCAATATCTGGCCCAGTGTTACACTTTTGTTCTCAAACAAGCTCCCCCCGAAACGTTTAGTGTCAGCTATGAAGAAAATTttacttttgtgtcaaagaTATCATTTGATTTCCCGAATTAAACGTTtcctaaaatgaaaaataaatcaaagtaaataagttaatattgtgtgtttattcactCATTGTATCTATTTTGTGAACTTACATCTCCGATAATTTACACAATTCTGTGTCTTTTCCTGCTGTTGTCATCAATGCGTGGCGGCGCTGCActaaaatcagaatcagaatcagaatcagaaggtatttattgccaagtaggtttacacctaccaggaatttgctctggttattggtgcatacaatgaacatagaaacataaaaacacaataacagcaataaaagaaaaaattatatatatttactcactgtttacttcttatttactcactttttctaatatttatacaaagtaacatttatttaaacataaacataactaaataaaaatataaaataataataaaattactAGTTTTATGTTGTCAACTGAACGTCTCATCGCTGTGTCGGTGCGCGATACCCAAATTGACTGTTAAGCAAGTTGTGTTTTTAGTCAGTATTTTGGGCGGTTTGTGGAGCAGTCAGAATGTCAAAACTGAATCAACCGACCTTTAGAGAAATTGGACCCCTAAGAAAACAAAGACGACCACAGTGCACTGACTACAGGTAGCCCAGCGGCGCCACCGAATCCTGCTGGCAGTGACAGCTCCGCTGCGGAGGGAGATGCTTCAGACAGCACCACCACAACCTGCAGCAGCAAACCTGGGTTAACCTGTTTGAAATGTTATTGACAGTCGGATGATTTTCAAACTGACAATGTGATTGACTGCAATGCCAatacttgtgtgtatgtgtgttactcCCGGCCTAGAAGCAACTTGAGCATAGCAAAAGTTGGCTGCCCTCTTTCCCCACTCCCAAGTATGACCAGTGCCAGGTAGATTTTGCAATCCAAAAAAAAGGGAATTTATTTGAAAATCTGGAGGAAAAAATACGCCAGGAAGAGCACagccaaaataacaaacaaatcaatatatAACATCAAACTCACTTCCCTATTTACAAAAGAAACGAAGGGGAAATTTCAGGAATCTTACCTGCCCACCTAAACAATAACAGAAGAGAAgacttacaaaaacaaaaaggcttGTAAGGTAAAGGTAACAAGcagaaacactcaaacaatatTGCGATCACACAACAATACAGATCAGATGGGTTGCAGCAAACAAAAGCACGGTCATGTTGGGAGCCAGGAAAAAGAGGAAGGCCCAGACCAGCATCGGCAGGTGACCTTTTAAAAAAGCTCAATTGGCCTATCCTCCAATCACTAGCCGGAcctgaaactcagtcacaggaaaaacacagagcaggGTGAACAGCACAACTTTATATCATTATAGCAGGTTGAGGAGATCATGAGAGTGATCACATCCTCTTCTGGCCTCGGAACGGTTTTGGTAGCTGATGAAGCTGATGCTCTCTGTCATTCACAGACCCTAAGTGTGTGTTGGCAGTGAAACACGAAGTCCCAAATGTTTCGGGGTTGGTATCCTCTCTGAAGACAGGGCCATCGTTCCACATGAGATCATAGCCACCCACCCTTTTCTCCTTGCCCGTCAGCCTTCCCTCCATATCAACAACATTCAAAGTATCTTCCAGCAGCCTGCACTTCATATCGTAATCCTCTTGACTACTGGCCGCGTATGAAGGAGAGGCATTCACCTCAATTAACCACGGTTTCAGGTTCTGATCCAGCAGAATGTCGTAGCCGTAGAGCTCAAAGCAGTGTTTGTCATTTATCATGATCTTTTGTACACTCTGGAGACTGCGGATAAAGATGTTATCCATCTCTTTGAACAGGATTTCCACCATCTCTCTACCGTGCTTTGCAGTCAGATATCTTCGAAGTTGCTGTATCTGCCACTTACATCCCTTTTCAGGATCATAGTCAGGGGATTTTTTTTGAACAGCCACATTGGTGAGATGCATATACTTGTCATCAATACTCACAAGAGAGAAGCGGGTATGTGAGAAGCGGGCAAATCCATCTCGAGACAGCCAGGCCTTCAGGGGGGCAAATGATGTGACCAGGACATAGACTCTCAGATCAAATTTCTTACCATTTATTAGGTAGGGGTTCTCTATGTAGCGTTGTGCCACATAGCTTTCCACTTGAGCAGCATCCTTCTGTTCCTCTGAGAACGTGCCATCCTTTTTCCAATCCATGATATCTTTTAGTTTCCTGAACAGGAAAATGCCTTTCCCTTTTGATTTTGCTGCTGGCTTCATGATCCAGGTGCTGCCAGGGCCTCTTTTGAACTCCTCTACAAAAAGATGATACTCACTGGGCAGcacaaaggtgcaggggaaaaAATCACATCTTAATGCCTCAGTGCTGCCGACTTCTCTTTCAAGACTCTTCCTGTACCTTTTGAGGTTTTTCACCAAGAGGTTTTTGCGAGTCAGCTCATAATGGTTGCGAAAGTGGTTTATCCTCACATGCTCCTCCATGTTCGTATGATCAAAATGCTCACTGATCCAGGCCACGAGACACCAGTTGAAATCCCACTCTTCATCATCTTTGACTTCAACCCAACCAGGTCTTTTACGTAGGACATTCTGTATAGTGTGTATTAGGCTGCATTTGAAACGCACCAAACTTCTTCCCTCCCGTCCCTCATTTTTCTCACAGTCATAtgaacctttgttcatctttttcttctttgtttggtttattggcaGTTGGGAACCATTTTTAAGGTGCATTTCTGCCATTTACTggatctgcctcctcttcttgaCTGCTCCAGGAACCTTTGTATCCAGAACTATTGTTTTGGGCTGATTCTCAGCCAAAGTCCTTTCTATCTTctttgaaactgtaaaagttatTGTGTCACTTCTATCAAAGaaaattctcttcttctgtttgggGTATTGGCGAGTGGCCACCATCTTTAATATATGCAAGCTGTCTGTCATAAAAGCATAAAAGGATCAAAAGCAGACTAGTTCCAAATTCTATATAACAGGATCAAAGCTTagtgggggaaagagagaggtaCAGCGGGTATGGCGGTACGGCCAGAGATATACTTGCTGTTTAAAACATGCGTTTGCGTAGACAACCGGCTGCATCATGAACGTAGTTGTTTACATACTTGCTGATGTACTACGCATGTTACCGGATGATACCACTAGAGGGCATACCAGATAACTCTGACTGTATAGAACTTCCAGATATGCATTatgtaaataataaacatgGTGACACTCGAGGAAGTTAATATTTTGCAGAAAAAGAGACAGCAGCGCAATCGTAGATGGTACTGATCTGATGCCAGCTATTTTGACAAGAATATTTGTAGCTGTGCAGCGGCAATGACACATCGTACAGATGCAGGTAATTGGGGACTTGGTCAATAAGCCTGTGTTCAAAATGTTCCGCCATTGTTGTCACTGCCTTTGTGCCCTTTGACCCCTGACCCTGTCACATCCCCGATACTACCGCTACAGTACACTGCCCCTACCGATCAAGTGCATATTGCATCTGGAGTACACATAGCGTTAATTCCTGAGGACGTGCACAACCGACTCTCCAACACTCGCTCCCTCTGTCAGAGCGATTTGATCTCAGTGGTGTCTGACCTCTAGTAAGTCGCAGCTTTGCAATAAATAACATGTTGCTTAAATTTTTCCTCTtaatagaataaaacatgtaCATTTAATCAGACTGCATCTTGTTTGCTGTTGAATCTTCGTTTACTCCGAATGCAATAGTTTTTCTTACTACATCTAAAATGGTTGCCACTGGGGTCTCCCAGCAACAGGAGATTAGCGCTAGTTATTTCAGTACATATTATTTCACTATTTAGAACTCTCCAGTTATCTGGTCTGGACCCCCGCTAAATCCGCCTGTGCCATTTTCCCATTTCTTTGACCTTTGTAGTATGACATCATCACatttatgttgtattttttcttgtaatcTAGAATTTGGATCTAGTCAGCTTTGGAGGCTTTAATGTCCGACAACTAGTCATTAATAAATATCAAAGCCACCCGCCAATAAACCCaacagagggagacaaagaagaGGAACTTTGATCATTTATCTATCATGAGAGTAAACCACTACTTTTGAAAAGGATTTGCAAACATTTTCAGATATTTCTGAAAAACTACCACAATGTCAACTTCCGCCTTTAATGATACACCAATGGCTGAGGTATGGAAGCATACATTTCTCTACAGCAATACCTCTACCTACCTGCCAAAGAGCTTACACAGTGGGGGAACTCACTGCCAAGTCTTCAAGTGTTTCAGTGTTGACAAAGCCGAGATCGTGGcaataaaagtcaaacttcCTTCATGAAGTGGAGATGTTGGAGAGGGTCAGGCGCCTTGACTCAGAAAAAATGTTGTCATATACATTGATCATTTCAGGCTTAAGGATTTTTCTTGTTTGGTCTTTGAATTGCTCGACAGAAGCCTTTTTAACCTGACGTCTGAGAGGGAATGGACGCCTCTGACTCTCGATGAAATTCGACTTGTGACACACCAGCTACTGGTCGCCGTTTAAGCCATACACAGTGTTGGCATCGTGCATAACGACTTGaaacttgaaaacataatgcttGTCAATCACAAGTAAGAACCATTCAAGATCAAGCTGATCAATTTTGGCCAGGCCCTCACAGTGAGCAAAGTGAGATTTGGAAATGGTACACAGAATGCATACACAGCACCGGAAGTAACCTTGGGCTTCATCTTGTCCAAAGCTGTTGATATACCCTACCTTATAAGTGTGCATATAGTTGGATGAAAACTATTGTGGACCTGCTGGATCCGCCACCAACATCGGACTAACCATCCGCCACAAACAATGGACTAATTCTCTTGGAGACAGGCAGTAATTTTGATCATCCCCAAACCGGAGATGGGCAAGACAGAATATAAACCtatttcagttttaaatatCGATTATAGATTATATGAATCAATTTTAGCAAAACGAATGGAAAAGATAATCCCACATCTGATAGATCCGGATCAAACAAGGttgtcaaaaataaaaaaagaaacccaGAACAACGTGAGATGTGCTCTCCACCTCATTGaccaaataagaaaaaacagtGTCATCCTCTAaaccagtggtcaccaacccGTCGATCGCGATCTACCAGTCGATCTCTAAAACCTTCGCTGTTGATCCCTGAAATCTCTGGACTCACAGGCTGCAGTTGCGCAGCAGATCAGCTTccacgctggagtgcttttactttgtaacGCAGAATAAACCGAGAAAACGATCTTTcaccttttattgttttatctgatgaatttatgtcacaaacataaatggtTGCAGTGCTTTCTGTAgttgtttcaaaacaaaagcactccagcgtttctgttgacggaatccattcttttgtttaaaaaagggtttctattgtgaaatatttgcatgaGCAAAAGTTGCAcggcttcatactgtatagtactggtatttattttagTAAACGGGACTACTTTTATACAAGGAAATAGTCATATTTGTGGACATATTCAAGGCAAAGCCTATATGTAAAACAGGGGTCTCCAACCTTTTTTCAACTGAGAGCTACttagaaaaaaattaagtgGCCAAGAGCTACTTGCATCACATCGCACATATTTATTAATCAACTGACTTAAGCTTCTGTTTGTACACGTGTGAAATTGCAATACACAATGCTTATCAAAAATAACTCAACTCTAATACAATAACTTAATAACTCAACATCAAAGGTCCAAGAAAACATTAGTacactcactctttttaaaacttaGTGAGATGACTGGCACTGCATGGAGTCCTTCTGTTTGTACACGTGTGAAATTGCAATACACAATGCTTATCAAAAATAACTCAACTCAATAACAATAACTCAATAACTCAACATCAAAGGTCCAAGAAAACATTAGTacactcactctttttaaaacttaGTGAGATGACTGGCACTGCATGGAGTCCACCAAAGAGGTGTATGCTGGAGTGTATGCACTCAGGTTCACTCTAATACAGTCATTTAAATGTTCATCTGTCAGTCTTGTTCTGAATTTAGATTTGATGACATTCATGTCAGAAAAAGCAGCTTCACAAAGGTATGTCGAACCAAATAAAGCAGAAATTTTAAGTGCTGCTTGGTGAATGTTCTTGTAGTTTTCTGGGTCTACAAGGCTCCAGAAATGTTGTGAGTGTTGCTGAGACTTAAGCTGAACATGATTCTGGAGATTTAtaacctccatctccatctccacagGATTGACAGTGAACAGTTCAGCCATCTTTTCTGAAATCTCTGTGATGTCTACCTCCATGAATGGGTTGGCAATGAATGCCACACATGGCTCCAGCTTATCAAAATCATTGAACCTATCCTCAAACTCCTGGCCTAGCTTTGACATGAGGTCACAATATTTATTGACATCCAAAACAAAGTCAGCCCCTGCATGGCTATCTAACATCTTAACTACTGTTGGGAAGTGTTGcagtcttttgtttttcagttgctGGAGGTAGAATGACAGTTTTGCTTTAAAAGCCTTAACAGCACTGATCATGTCAGAAATTGTTCTGTCTTTACCTTGTAACTGGGTGTTGAGCTGATTGAGTTTCTCTGTCATGTCTGTCAGGAACGCAAGATCAAGCAGCCACTCAGCATCAGACAAAAGAGTagtgtcctcctctcttgactcCATGAAAGCCTTGATTTCGTTCAGCAATGAGCAGAAGCGATGCAGTATTTTTCCTCGGCTCAGCCACCTCACCTGAG encodes the following:
- the LOC128446157 gene encoding general transcription factor II-I repeat domain-containing protein 2A-like, with translation MVKEAMTAVADTLFKDHKSKTEIMSAIADVQLGANTVARRVSALSADAVGQLERDMIKCKWFSIQCDESVDAADTAQMAVFVRMVFEDASTREEFLTLLPLKTTTRGVDIYNVVKKYFVENNVPIEKLVSITTDGAPAMTGRHSGFIALCKADPDFPKIVNYHCIIHQQAICAKVMRFDHVMTPVIKIINSIRAKAKQHRSFKLLLQELSAEHSDLLLHTQVRWLSRGKILHRFCSLLNEIKAFMESREEDTTLLSDAEWLLDLAFLTDMTEKLNQLNTQLQGKDRTISDMISAVKAFKAKLSFYLQQLKNKRLQHFPTVVKMLDSHAGADFVLDVNKYCDLMSKLGQEFEDRFNDFDKLEPCVAFIANPFMEVDITEISEKMAELFTVNPVEMEMEVINLQNHVQLKSQQHSQHFWSLVDPENYKNIHQAALKISALFGSTYLCEAAFSDMNVIKSKFRTRLTDEHLNDCIRVNLSAYTPAYTSLVDSMQCQSSH
- the LOC128445566 gene encoding probable tubulin polyglutamylase TTLL9, producing the protein MRSTSATQNNSSGYKGSYDCEKNEGREGRSLVRFKCSLIHTIQNVLRKRPGWVEVKDDEEWDFNWCLVAWISEHFDHTNMEEHVRINHFRNHYELTRKNLLVKNLKRYRKSLEREVGSTEALRCDFFPCTFVLPSEYHLFVEEFKRGPGSTWIMKPAAKSKGKGIFLFRKLKDIMDWKKDGTFSEEQKDAAQVESYVAQRYIENPYLINGKKFDLRVYVLVTSFAPLKAWLSRDGFARFSHTRFSLVSIDDKYMHLTNVAVQKKSPDYDPEKGCKWQIQQLRRYLTAKHGREMVEILFKEMDNIFIRSLQSVQKIMINDKHCFELYGYDILLDQNLKPWLIEVNASPSYAASSQEDYDMKCRLLEDTLNVVDMEGRLTGKEKRVGGYDLMWNDGPVFREDTNPETFGTSCFTANTHLGSVNDREHQLHQLPKPFRGQKRM